The following coding sequences lie in one Apium graveolens cultivar Ventura chromosome 3, ASM990537v1, whole genome shotgun sequence genomic window:
- the LOC141714921 gene encoding uncharacterized protein LOC141714921: protein MHVGKAVILSASFIGSQQYMSQYFKDSLAICRAIGHPSSFITMTCNSKWPEIQEMLKLLPNVDPVDAPDIVSHVFKLKLDQLLDLIKKKNYFGNYAHVHMLIWLSSESRPNFIEKVDQLVFTKIPDKNSDPIAYEAVKNYMMHGPSGKDLYTSPCMVKENACVISQRDLMAIPILTIVVFLFIGGCHINLKICNSLRLLKYLFKYCLKGHDTATMLLKNKSNKSGNEQTARFVKNLDEVKNFLDGRYVCASEASWRIFGFDIHHRSPSVEHLPIHFPGQKWKLRQRGDVIGRLAEVHATTGELLYLRMLLLRCKGALSFTQLRTIDGTTYDTFKEACGALGLLNNDKQWHDALEEDAFSAMPSQIRAMFVNILANSGYLDVYNAVLDNVNKNKGGMFFVYGSGGCGKTFLWKTLCSRFRSEGKIVLPIAGSGIAVTLRSGGRTAHSRFKIPLKLDQSSIPRIKHGTYINEEKRPFGGITVVFCGDFEQILPVLPKAGRAEIVNASFNKSQLWKSCKVFLLSQNMRLHSGNSEARHKVMSDFSKWQLEIGDGRVECIDTHRTDVETEFVVPDEYVVKIDDINAQILERVPGNVHTYLSQDSIEDRGVDDNVFDSSFPIEYLNFINMPCMPKYELKVKVGAIVMLMRNLNQIMGLCNDTYWPFEFKRTQFPLQICFVMTVNKSQGQSLDTFGLYLPRPVFSHGQLYVAISLVTSPEGLHILIDDDNGKSTNITSNVMFEEVFNNLHKL from the exons GATATTGTTTCTCACGTGTTTAAACTGAAGCTTGATCAGCTATTAGATTTGATTAAAAAGAAGAACTACTTTGGAAA TTATGCACACGTGCATATGCTAATCTGGCTAAGCTCTGAAAGCAGACCTAATTTTATTGAAAAGGTTGACCAGTTGGTTTTTACTAAAATACCAGATAAGAATTCTGATCCAATAGCATATGAAGCTGTTAAAAACTACATGATGCATGGACCCTCTGGTAAAGACTTATACACATCTCCATGTATGGTAAAGGAAAATGCATGCGTCATTTCCCAAAGAG ATTTAATGGCAATACCTATTTTGACGATTGTGGTTTTCCTGTTTATCGGAGGC TGTCATATAAATCTGAAAATTTGCAATAGTTTAAGATTGTTGAAATATCTCTTCAAGTACTGTTTAAAGGGTCATGACACTGCTACAATGTTGTTGAAGAACAAAAGTAACAAATCAGGGAATGAACAAACTGCAAGATTCGTGAAGAATTTGGATGAGGTAAAGAATTTTCTTGATGGTAGATATGTTTGTGCATCTGAAGCATCCTGGAGGATTTTTGGGTTTGACATTCACCATCGTTCCCCAAGTGTTGAACACTTACCAATACATTTTCCCGGTCAGAA ATGGAAGCTTAGACAAAGAGGTGATGTGATTGGGAGGTTAGCAGAGGTTCATGCAACAACTGGTGAATTATTGTATCTTCGAATGCTGTTACTTAGATGTAAAGGTGCTTTATCTTTCACTCAGTTGCGCACTATTGATGGAACTACATATGATACATTTAAGGAAGCATGTGGTGCTCTTGGTCTATTAAATAATGATAAGCAGTGGCATGATGCTTTGGAAGAAGATGCATTCTCAGCTATGCCAAGCCAAATTCGGGCTATGTTTGTTAACATACTCGCAAATTCGGGCTAT CTAGATGTTTATAATGCAGTTTTGGATAATGTAAACAAAAATAAAGGTGGAATGTTTTTTGTTTATGGGAGCGGTGGATGCGGTAAAACGTTCCTTTGGAAAACTCTTTGTTCACGTTTTCGATCAGAAGGAAAGATTGTTCTTCCTATTGCAGGCTCAGGAATTGCTGTTACACTTCGTTCTGGTGGCCGAACAGctcattctaggtttaaaatacCGCTTAAATTAGATCAGAGTTCTATTCCTAGAATAAAACATGGTACATACATT AACGAGGAAAAAAGACCATTTGGTGGTATTACAGTTGTTTTTTGTGGCGATTTTGAACAGATATTACCTGTTCTGCCTAAGGCTGGAAGGGCAGAAATAGTAAATGCATCATTTAACAAATCTCAACTTTGGAAATCTTGTAAGGTCTTTCTTCTCAGTCAGAACATGAGATTACATTCAGGTAATTCTGAAGCTAGACATAAAGTAATGTCTGACTTTAGTAAATGGCAACTTGAGATTGGAGACGGAAGAGTTGAATGTATTGATACTCATCGTACAGATGTTGAAACTGAGTTTGTAGTTCCTGATGAATATGTTGTCAAGA TTGATGATATCAATGCACAGATTCTTGAAAGAGTTCCGGGTAATGTGCATACTTATCTCAGCCAAGATTCAATTGAAGACAGGGGTGTTGACGATAATGTCTTTGATTCGTCATTTCCAATTGAATATCTGAACTTCATAAATATGCCATGTATGCCTAAATATGAGTTGAAAGTAAAGGTTGGAGCTATTGTTATGTTGATGAGGAATTTAAATCAGATTATGGGTCTATGCAATG ACACGTATTGGCCATTTGAATTTAAAAGAACACAATTTCCTCTCCAAATATGTTTTGTCATGACTGTAAACAAGAGCCAAGGTCAATCGTTGGACACATTTGGATTGTATCTTCCTCGGCCCGTATTCTCTCATGGTCAGTTATACGTTGCAATATCCCTTGTTACATCTCCAGAAGGACTACATATTCTTATTGATGACGATAATGGGAAAAGCACAAATATAACATCAAATGTTATGTTTGAAGAAGTTTTCAACAATCTTCATAAATTGTGA